Proteins encoded within one genomic window of Empedobacter falsenii:
- a CDS encoding DNA-3-methyladenine glycosylase I, translated as MEKTRCAWVNKDQDYIDYHDNEWGKPVKDDKILFEFLILESFQAGLSWFTILKKRENFRKAFADFDVEKVAKFNETKIDELVQNEGIIRHRGKISAAINNAKLFIEIQKEFGSFSDFIWKYVDNKPIINNWNSIKEVPATTEISDQIAKDLKKRGFKFFGSTTIYAHMQATGMVNDHTTDCFCK; from the coding sequence ATGGAAAAAACACGTTGCGCTTGGGTAAATAAAGACCAAGATTATATCGATTATCACGATAATGAATGGGGAAAACCTGTGAAAGATGATAAAATTTTATTCGAATTTTTGATTCTCGAATCTTTTCAAGCAGGATTAAGTTGGTTTACAATTCTTAAAAAGCGAGAAAATTTCAGAAAAGCCTTTGCTGATTTTGATGTAGAAAAAGTAGCCAAATTTAATGAAACTAAAATTGATGAATTGGTACAAAATGAAGGAATTATTCGTCATCGAGGAAAAATTTCGGCAGCAATTAATAATGCAAAATTATTTATAGAAATTCAGAAAGAATTCGGTTCTTTCTCCGATTTCATCTGGAAATACGTTGATAACAAACCAATTATCAACAATTGGAATTCGATAAAAGAAGTTCCTGCCACAACCGAAATTTCAGATCAAATTGCAAAAGATTTGAAAAAACGTGGCTTCAAATTCTTTGGTTCAACCACTATTTATGCACATATGCAGGCGACCGGAATGGTAAATGACCATACAACAGATTGTTTTTGTAAATAA
- a CDS encoding DMT family transporter — protein sequence MKIELKHWIILGVLALTWGSSFILIKQGLVAYTPYQVGALRLTIAGGILAIWGIPSLFKIPKNKLKYVALAGFCGNFIPMFLFPMAQTHVSSSMAGILDSLVPLFILLFGALFFNIKGTKNQVLGAIIGFIGAVLLIGGDGFSGENSLLHCLLIVLATALYGLNSLILTRYLNDVPSFQLSSALFTIWLLPSVLILIISGFFDVFEGTEQQLKSLGFVAILGLLGTALAMILFYRLIQSTGSMFASMVTYLMPVVSVFWGFLVGEKISWIHLFGFGMILSGVYLTQKKEKELQKI from the coding sequence ATGAAAATCGAACTAAAACATTGGATCATCCTTGGCGTTTTGGCGCTAACTTGGGGAAGCTCGTTTATTCTCATCAAGCAAGGATTGGTTGCATACACGCCGTATCAAGTTGGAGCATTACGACTAACAATTGCTGGAGGAATTTTGGCTATTTGGGGAATTCCAAGTCTATTTAAAATTCCGAAAAACAAATTAAAATATGTCGCATTGGCTGGTTTCTGCGGAAATTTCATTCCAATGTTTTTATTCCCAATGGCGCAAACACATGTTTCAAGTTCAATGGCTGGGATTTTAGATTCTTTAGTCCCATTATTTATTTTACTTTTTGGTGCTTTATTTTTCAATATTAAAGGAACTAAAAATCAAGTTTTAGGAGCAATAATCGGATTTATCGGAGCTGTTTTATTAATTGGTGGCGATGGTTTTTCTGGGGAAAATAGTCTTTTACATTGTTTATTAATTGTATTAGCAACTGCTCTTTACGGTCTAAACAGTTTAATCTTAACACGCTATTTAAACGACGTTCCTTCATTTCAATTATCATCAGCTTTGTTTACAATTTGGTTATTACCTTCAGTTCTAATTTTAATTATTTCAGGATTTTTTGATGTATTTGAAGGAACAGAACAACAATTAAAAAGTTTAGGTTTTGTCGCTATTTTAGGACTTTTAGGAACTGCCTTAGCGATGATATTATTCTACCGATTGATACAATCTACAGGTTCGATGTTCGCCTCAATGGTGACTTATTTAATGCCCGTAGTTTCTGTTTTTTGGGGATTTTTAGTCGGTGAAAAAATCTCATGGATCCATTTATTTGGATTCGGAATGATTTTATCAGGCGTTTATTTAACACAAAAAAAAGAGAAAGAACTGCAAAAGATTTAA
- a CDS encoding family 20 glycosylhydrolase — translation MNHFTTISKKLSLTLLLFSSHQTIFAQTKIDSIEVVQLQSQLQSNIKIDGKTLSLPKQNKYNFELIGSDNQTIIDLNGKINQPLISKSINLLFKITRKSDKATTEIPVKNLKINGKYTNTGINSKPFVIPSLREWHGEKGEFNLTSSSKIVIENVNSENLEVAKLLQEDLQKQFGYKLEITSTKKVSKGDIYISKHKDTTLGNEGYAMEIGDFVQLSAPTYTGNVFATRTILQLLDQSKTKNSILKGEIRDYPTYSERGLILDVGRKFFTIDFLNDYVEILSYYKISNFQIHLNDNAFHKYFDFDWDKTPSGFRLENETYSGLTSADGHYTKQEFKDLQKKAFRYGIKIIPEIDVPAHSLSITKVIPEIGSDKYGKDHLDLANPKTYEVVQAIFDEYTKGQDPLFIGKEVHIGTDEYDKKEAESFRKFTDFLIKAVQKNGKDVRAWGALTHAQGKTPVTSKNVTLNMWYNGYADPVEMKKLGYKQISTPDGWFYIVPAAGYYYDYLNVNNIYNNWEPRNIGNITFEKGDPTVVGGMFGIWNDIAGNGISEKDVHNRAFPAIQVLAEKMWTASDNNPALFDFNQKKINVAEAPGINLRGYFGEETRQIIHLPFENSVEDISGFFNEKVTSNNSSFAKGIINNSLNSTTTLNLPLEEIGNSYTISFWLKSNAENANVLFKSKNATFELNKNSVGYKRDGYSYQMTDHLNLNDWNFITITGNKENTSLYVNGKLVKKMETEEIILPYKDKKGKEISFHKVKTLTFPLKQISLENVSFDELKVYNKEFSKDEVLSEYKSLQQ, via the coding sequence ATGAATCATTTTACCACAATTTCAAAAAAACTCTCCCTTACTCTCCTACTTTTTTCCTCTCATCAAACCATCTTCGCACAAACAAAAATTGATAGCATAGAAGTTGTTCAATTACAATCTCAACTTCAATCAAATATAAAAATTGATGGTAAAACCCTTTCTTTACCGAAACAGAACAAGTATAATTTTGAATTAATTGGTTCTGACAATCAAACAATCATTGATTTGAATGGAAAAATAAATCAACCTTTAATTTCTAAATCAATTAATTTATTATTCAAAATAACTCGAAAATCAGATAAAGCCACAACAGAAATCCCTGTAAAAAATTTAAAAATAAACGGAAAATATACAAACACAGGTATCAATTCAAAACCTTTTGTAATTCCATCTTTGCGTGAATGGCACGGAGAAAAAGGAGAATTTAATTTAACTTCTTCTTCAAAAATTGTGATTGAAAATGTCAATTCTGAAAATTTGGAAGTTGCTAAATTATTACAAGAAGATCTCCAAAAACAGTTCGGTTACAAATTAGAAATTACTTCGACAAAAAAAGTTTCAAAAGGAGATATTTATATCTCTAAGCATAAAGACACAACATTAGGAAACGAGGGATACGCAATGGAAATTGGAGATTTCGTTCAGCTTTCTGCGCCAACTTATACTGGAAATGTATTTGCAACTCGTACAATTTTGCAATTATTAGATCAATCCAAAACTAAAAACAGTATTCTGAAAGGAGAAATTAGAGATTATCCTACTTATTCGGAACGTGGATTAATCTTGGATGTTGGACGAAAGTTTTTTACCATTGATTTTTTAAATGATTACGTCGAAATATTGTCTTATTATAAAATATCCAACTTTCAAATTCATTTAAATGACAATGCATTTCACAAATATTTCGATTTCGATTGGGATAAAACACCTTCGGGTTTTCGCTTAGAAAATGAAACATATTCAGGTTTAACTTCAGCAGATGGTCATTATACTAAACAAGAATTTAAAGATTTACAGAAAAAAGCTTTTCGATATGGAATTAAGATTATTCCTGAAATCGATGTTCCTGCACATTCTTTGTCCATTACAAAAGTAATTCCTGAAATCGGAAGTGATAAATATGGAAAAGATCATTTGGATTTAGCTAATCCAAAAACTTACGAAGTTGTTCAAGCTATTTTTGATGAATACACAAAAGGACAAGATCCTTTATTTATAGGAAAAGAAGTTCATATTGGAACAGATGAATATGATAAAAAAGAAGCTGAGTCGTTCAGAAAATTTACGGATTTTCTTATAAAAGCTGTTCAGAAAAATGGAAAAGATGTACGTGCTTGGGGAGCGCTTACGCATGCGCAAGGAAAAACTCCTGTAACCTCGAAAAATGTCACACTAAATATGTGGTACAACGGATATGCAGATCCTGTTGAAATGAAAAAATTGGGTTACAAACAAATATCTACTCCTGACGGTTGGTTCTATATTGTTCCTGCAGCTGGATATTATTACGATTATCTAAATGTCAACAATATTTATAACAATTGGGAGCCGCGTAATATTGGTAATATAACATTTGAGAAAGGAGACCCAACTGTTGTAGGCGGAATGTTTGGGATTTGGAATGATATTGCTGGCAATGGAATTTCTGAAAAAGATGTACACAACAGAGCTTTTCCTGCGATACAAGTTTTGGCTGAAAAAATGTGGACTGCAAGTGATAATAATCCAGCTTTATTCGATTTTAATCAGAAAAAAATAAACGTTGCAGAAGCTCCAGGAATTAATTTAAGGGGATATTTTGGAGAAGAAACTCGCCAAATTATTCATCTTCCGTTTGAAAATTCTGTAGAAGATATTTCCGGTTTTTTCAATGAAAAAGTCACTTCAAATAATTCTTCTTTTGCAAAAGGAATTATTAACAATTCATTGAATAGCACAACAACATTAAATCTTCCGTTAGAAGAGATTGGAAATAGCTACACCATTTCTTTTTGGTTGAAATCTAACGCAGAGAATGCAAATGTTTTATTCAAATCAAAAAACGCAACCTTTGAACTGAATAAAAATTCTGTCGGATATAAGCGTGATGGTTATTCTTATCAGATGACTGATCATTTGAATTTAAATGACTGGAATTTTATTACAATCACAGGGAATAAAGAAAATACAAGCTTGTATGTAAATGGAAAACTGGTTAAAAAAATGGAAACAGAAGAAATCATTTTGCCTTACAAAGATAAAAAAGGAAAAGAGATTTCATTTCATAAAGTAAAAACGTTGACGTTTCCATTAAAGCAAATTTCATTAGAAAATGTTAGCTTCGATGAATTGAAAGTTTACAACAAAGAGTTTTCAAAAGATGAAGTTTTAAGTGAATACAAATCGCTTCAACAATAA
- a CDS encoding GNAT family N-acetyltransferase yields the protein MEEIIWHYKSFDDLTSKELYKIVQLRNEVFVIEQDCIYQDCDDKDLVCGHLWATIGDEVTAYSRIVPKGISYENEPSIGRVISNQKFRRYGLGKQLMKNSVQVIENQFKTSEIRISAQSYLKEFYSSFGFKQVSEEYLEDDIPHIEMLRK from the coding sequence ATGGAAGAAATTATTTGGCATTACAAATCTTTTGATGATTTAACGTCGAAAGAGCTATATAAAATAGTGCAATTGCGCAACGAAGTTTTTGTAATAGAGCAGGATTGTATTTATCAAGATTGCGATGATAAAGATTTGGTTTGTGGACATCTTTGGGCAACGATTGGTGATGAGGTTACGGCATATTCTCGAATTGTACCAAAAGGAATTTCGTATGAAAATGAACCTTCAATTGGTCGCGTAATTTCGAATCAAAAGTTTCGCCGTTATGGATTAGGAAAACAATTGATGAAAAATTCGGTTCAAGTCATCGAAAATCAATTTAAAACATCTGAAATCAGAATTTCAGCTCAATCTTATTTGAAAGAGTTTTATTCTTCATTTGGTTTCAAACAAGTTTCGGAAGAATATTTAGAAGACGATATCCCGCATATCGAAATGTTGAGAAAATGA
- a CDS encoding SDR family NAD(P)-dependent oxidoreductase, protein MQSKVIVITGSSSGVGLTLANYFYDKGHQVYGLSRTAKGQEKFKHIATDVSDKENVKRSFQQIFSETNNQIDVLINNAGIGMLGAVEDASKADIEKLLDVNVYGPIYTMQEVLPTMRAQKNGYILNVSSIASNNGLPFRGYYSASKAMIDRLVESARLENRHTGVEIATLNFGDIKTNIAEGRVKTFVSKFYQKRYDAMVADIDHEVQDGTPTEDLIPIIENILAQKNLKPHYYIGKSMQKFSVTLKNILPQKMFENIIAKYSKLD, encoded by the coding sequence ATGCAATCAAAAGTTATTGTAATTACAGGCTCTTCTTCGGGGGTAGGATTGACTTTGGCAAATTATTTTTACGATAAAGGACATCAAGTTTATGGTTTATCAAGAACAGCTAAAGGTCAAGAAAAATTTAAACATATTGCAACAGATGTTTCGGATAAAGAAAATGTAAAACGTAGTTTTCAGCAGATTTTTTCGGAAACGAACAATCAAATTGATGTGTTGATTAACAATGCTGGAATTGGAATGTTAGGTGCTGTGGAAGATGCTTCGAAAGCTGATATCGAGAAATTATTGGACGTTAATGTGTACGGGCCTATTTATACAATGCAGGAGGTTTTACCTACAATGCGTGCGCAAAAAAACGGTTATATCCTGAATGTTTCTTCGATTGCGAGTAACAATGGTTTACCGTTTAGAGGTTATTATTCAGCTTCTAAAGCGATGATTGATCGTTTGGTTGAATCGGCTCGTTTAGAAAATCGTCATACAGGAGTGGAAATTGCAACATTGAATTTTGGAGATATCAAAACCAATATTGCAGAAGGTCGTGTGAAAACTTTTGTTTCAAAATTTTATCAAAAAAGATACGATGCAATGGTTGCCGATATCGATCACGAAGTGCAAGATGGTACACCAACAGAAGATTTGATTCCGATTATCGAAAATATTTTGGCTCAGAAGAATTTGAAACCACATTATTATATTGGAAAATCGATGCAGAAATTTTCTGTAACCTTGAAAAATATTTTACCTCAAAAAATGTTCGAAAATATTATTGCAAAATATTCAAAATTAGATTAA
- a CDS encoding lysylphosphatidylglycerol synthase transmembrane domain-containing protein — protein sequence MNPKTKKYIITGIKLTISIALIYYIFFVKLHIFDIFSHYKNANWAYIFIAVILYVLSQALSVFRLDYYFRDINLDLSYKSNARLYFLGMFYNTFVPGGIGGDAYKVYVLNKNYKISLKEISQAVFLDKIIGLCAMLLIIIFLIFLSNLTDYPWVQYGSLILSLVGFIAVPFILGMIFPIHRRTFYNSMIYSIVLQLIQVGMLYFVLEGLNIHPDNFSIYLLIFLVSGILSIISFSGFGIREAVFMYAAHRFNFDETLATSAAFIFSIITISISFIGIIYLFKGVKIEEKKKKTNISF from the coding sequence TTGAATCCAAAAACTAAAAAATATATTATAACAGGAATTAAATTAACGATTAGTATTGCGTTAATCTATTATATCTTCTTTGTTAAACTACATATTTTTGATATTTTCAGTCATTACAAAAATGCAAATTGGGCGTATATTTTTATTGCTGTTATCCTTTATGTTCTTTCGCAAGCCTTGTCTGTTTTCCGATTAGATTATTATTTCAGAGATATTAACCTCGATTTATCATACAAATCAAATGCACGTTTGTATTTCTTAGGAATGTTTTACAACACCTTTGTTCCAGGCGGAATTGGCGGTGATGCATACAAAGTTTATGTGTTGAATAAAAACTATAAAATCAGTCTAAAAGAAATTTCGCAGGCGGTTTTTCTTGACAAAATTATCGGTCTTTGTGCAATGTTACTCATCATCATCTTCCTAATATTTTTATCAAATCTGACTGATTATCCTTGGGTACAATATGGTTCATTAATCCTTTCTTTGGTTGGTTTTATAGCTGTTCCATTTATTTTAGGAATGATTTTCCCTATTCATAGACGCACATTTTATAACTCGATGATTTATTCAATTGTATTGCAATTGATACAAGTCGGTATGTTGTATTTTGTTTTAGAAGGATTGAATATTCATCCAGATAATTTCAGTATATATTTATTGATCTTTTTAGTTTCAGGGATCTTATCGATTATCTCGTTTAGTGGATTTGGGATTAGAGAAGCTGTGTTTATGTACGCTGCACATCGATTCAATTTTGATGAAACTTTAGCCACAAGTGCGGCATTTATTTTCTCTATCATCACCATTTCTATCTCATTTATTGGGATTATTTACCTGTTTAAAGGGGTTAAAATTGAAGAGAAAAAGAAAAAGACGAATATTTCTTTTTAA
- a CDS encoding lipoprotein signal peptidase, producing MKKVVLITILVLIIDQISKFYVKTHFFLGEDVDVLGWFKIAFVENPGMAYGMHFGGETGKIVLSLLRIALIGMIIYYINAWSKKLNNNFFIIPIALVLAGAIGNVLDGIFYGVIFDKGTTYNEMFQDWVGYQGVAQANFAGYSGWFTGCVVDMLYFPIVEFDWPSWIPIIGGQHYKFFQPVFNIADSAIFIGGLTLFLFRKKAFTTENGVRLRF from the coding sequence TTGAAAAAAGTAGTACTCATTACCATTTTGGTTTTAATCATAGACCAAATCTCAAAATTTTACGTGAAAACACACTTTTTTTTAGGTGAAGACGTAGATGTTTTGGGTTGGTTTAAAATAGCATTTGTAGAAAATCCTGGAATGGCATATGGAATGCATTTCGGAGGAGAAACAGGTAAAATCGTTTTATCACTTCTACGAATTGCTCTAATCGGAATGATTATCTACTATATTAATGCATGGTCGAAAAAACTAAATAATAATTTCTTTATCATTCCGATTGCGCTTGTTTTGGCAGGTGCTATAGGGAATGTGCTTGATGGAATTTTTTATGGCGTTATTTTCGATAAAGGAACTACTTACAATGAAATGTTTCAGGATTGGGTAGGGTATCAAGGTGTCGCACAAGCAAACTTTGCTGGTTATTCTGGTTGGTTTACGGGCTGTGTCGTAGATATGCTTTATTTCCCAATTGTGGAGTTTGATTGGCCTTCTTGGATTCCAATTATAGGTGGACAACATTATAAGTTCTTTCAGCCTGTATTTAATATCGCAGATTCGGCTATTTTTATTGGAGGACTTACTTTGTTCCTTTTCCGTAAAAAAGCCTTTACAACCGAAAATGGTGTAAGATTAAGATTTTAA
- a CDS encoding TraR/DksA family transcriptional regulator, with amino-acid sequence MATTDEKVRYSDAELEEFRAIIQEKLDQAIKDYELLKEAYTNDSNNGTDDTSPTFKAFEEGSETMSKEQNAQLAARQDKFIRDLKNALLRISNKTYGICRVTGKLINKDRLKLVPHATLSIEAKNMQR; translated from the coding sequence ATGGCAACAACAGATGAAAAAGTAAGGTACTCTGATGCAGAGTTGGAAGAGTTTAGAGCAATAATTCAAGAGAAATTAGATCAAGCGATAAAAGATTACGAATTATTGAAAGAAGCTTACACAAACGATAGTAACAATGGTACTGACGATACGTCTCCAACGTTCAAAGCGTTTGAGGAAGGTTCTGAAACCATGTCGAAAGAACAAAATGCACAATTAGCAGCACGCCAAGATAAATTTATCCGTGACCTGAAAAATGCATTGTTACGTATTTCGAACAAAACATACGGTATTTGCCGTGTAACAGGAAAATTAATTAACAAAGATCGTTTGAAATTAGTTCCGCATGCTACATTAAGCATCGAAGCTAAAAATATGCAACGTTAA
- the ileS gene encoding isoleucine--tRNA ligase has product MAKKFREYKHLDLVQVSKETLEDWKQNNVFEKSISTRDGNPSFVFYEGPPSANGKPGIHHVLARSIKDIFCRYQTLKGKQVFRKAGWDTHGLPVELGTEKELGITKEDIGTKISIEEYNEACKRTVMRYTDLWNDLTEKMGYWVDMEDPYITYKPKYMESVWWLLKQIYNKDLLYKGYTIQPYSPKAGTGLSSHELNQPGTYQDVTDTTIVAQFKVKKDSTTLFNNFDGDVYFLAWTTTPWTLPSNTALTVGPTIDYVVVETFNQYTFEPIRVILGKPLVAKQFGKPYFLAETEEDFKVYAAGNKTIPYKIVGEYKGADLVGTRYEQLLPWALPYENVENAFQVIPGDFVTTEDGTGIVHTAPTFGADDARVAKDAGVPPMLVLDTHGNPVPLVDLQGRFVADLPEGYGGKYVKNEYYDDGTAPEKSVDVEIAILLKEENKAFKVEKYKHSYPHCWRTDKPILYYPLDSWFIKVTDVKDRMVELNKEINWKPKATGEGRFGNWLENANDWNLSRSRYWGIPLPIWRTEEGDEVTVIGSVEELVAEIEKSIAAGVMTSNPFQNFEVGNMTEENYDLIDLHKNVVDEITLVSASGKPMKREADLIDVWFDSGAMPYAQVHYPFENKELIDNGTMYPADFIAEGVDQTRGWFYTLHAIGTLVFDSKAYKNVMSNGLVLDKNGQKMSKRLGNAVDPFDTLATYGPDATRWYMIANAQPWENLKFDIAGVDEVRRKFFGTLYNTYSFFALYANVDGFTFEEEEIPVNERAELDQWIISELNTLTKKVDAFLTDYEPTKAARAIQEFVIDNLSNWHVRLSRRRFWRGDYSKDKIAAYQTLYKVLETVSILGSPIAPFFMDRLYKDLNAATGKNAAESVHLADFPVADESLIKAELEEQTHLAQTATSMILSLRKLSDNKVRQPLQKVMIPVLNDTMKANLEAVSELLKQEVNVKEIQLLTNEEASNLLVKSIKPNFKTLGPKYGKEMKAISAATAELTNEEIVKLEQSGKIDLLIDNKTLTLDLEDFEIATKDIPGWTVASNSTLTVALDLQLTEELINEGVARELVNRIQNLRKETGLEVTDKIILNLKNDESIVNAVEQNKDYICSETLAEDLVLQDQVANGSEVEINGLMTQIAITKL; this is encoded by the coding sequence ATGGCAAAAAAGTTTAGAGAATATAAGCACTTAGACTTGGTACAAGTCTCAAAAGAAACGTTAGAAGATTGGAAACAAAATAATGTTTTCGAGAAAAGTATTTCTACGCGCGATGGAAATCCATCTTTTGTGTTCTATGAAGGTCCTCCTTCTGCAAACGGAAAGCCAGGGATTCACCACGTTTTAGCACGTTCTATCAAAGATATATTTTGTCGTTACCAAACCTTGAAAGGAAAACAAGTTTTTCGTAAAGCGGGTTGGGATACGCACGGTTTACCAGTAGAGTTGGGAACTGAGAAAGAATTAGGAATTACTAAAGAAGATATTGGAACTAAAATTTCAATTGAAGAATATAACGAAGCGTGTAAACGTACAGTAATGCGTTACACAGATTTGTGGAATGATTTGACTGAAAAAATGGGTTATTGGGTGGATATGGAAGATCCATATATCACATATAAACCAAAATATATGGAGTCTGTTTGGTGGTTGTTGAAACAAATCTATAACAAAGATTTGTTGTACAAAGGTTATACAATTCAACCATATTCTCCGAAAGCTGGTACAGGTTTATCTTCACACGAGTTAAATCAACCAGGAACTTATCAAGATGTTACGGATACAACGATTGTTGCTCAATTTAAAGTAAAGAAAGATTCTACGACTCTATTCAATAATTTTGATGGAGATGTGTATTTCTTAGCTTGGACAACGACACCTTGGACGTTGCCATCAAATACAGCGTTAACAGTTGGTCCAACTATCGATTATGTTGTAGTTGAAACATTCAATCAATATACATTCGAGCCAATTCGCGTAATTTTAGGAAAACCATTGGTTGCTAAACAATTCGGTAAACCATATTTCTTAGCAGAAACAGAAGAAGATTTCAAAGTTTATGCGGCAGGAAATAAGACAATTCCTTACAAAATTGTTGGAGAATACAAAGGTGCTGATTTAGTTGGAACGCGTTATGAGCAATTATTACCTTGGGCGTTGCCTTACGAAAATGTAGAGAATGCTTTCCAAGTAATTCCTGGAGATTTCGTAACAACAGAAGATGGTACAGGTATCGTACACACTGCGCCTACTTTTGGTGCGGATGATGCGCGTGTTGCAAAAGATGCAGGTGTTCCTCCAATGTTGGTATTAGATACGCATGGAAATCCTGTTCCTTTAGTAGATTTACAAGGTCGTTTTGTGGCTGACTTACCAGAAGGTTACGGAGGTAAATATGTGAAAAATGAATATTACGATGATGGAACTGCTCCTGAAAAATCGGTTGATGTAGAAATCGCGATTTTATTGAAAGAGGAGAATAAAGCGTTCAAAGTAGAGAAATATAAACACAGTTATCCACATTGTTGGAGAACCGACAAACCGATTTTATATTATCCATTAGATTCTTGGTTCATCAAAGTAACGGATGTAAAAGACCGTATGGTTGAATTGAATAAAGAAATCAATTGGAAACCTAAAGCAACTGGTGAAGGACGTTTCGGAAACTGGTTAGAAAATGCGAACGATTGGAACTTATCTCGTTCTCGTTATTGGGGAATTCCATTGCCAATTTGGAGAACTGAAGAAGGGGACGAAGTAACTGTAATTGGTTCTGTAGAAGAATTAGTTGCTGAAATTGAAAAATCAATTGCGGCAGGCGTAATGACTTCTAATCCTTTCCAAAATTTCGAAGTTGGAAATATGACAGAAGAAAACTATGATTTGATCGACTTACACAAAAATGTAGTAGATGAAATTACATTAGTTTCTGCATCTGGAAAACCGATGAAAAGAGAAGCTGATTTGATTGACGTTTGGTTTGATTCTGGAGCAATGCCTTATGCGCAAGTTCACTATCCATTCGAAAATAAAGAATTGATTGATAACGGAACAATGTATCCAGCTGATTTTATTGCAGAAGGTGTCGATCAAACACGTGGTTGGTTCTATACATTACATGCAATCGGTACATTAGTTTTTGATTCGAAAGCGTACAAAAATGTAATGTCAAACGGATTGGTTTTAGACAAAAACGGACAAAAAATGTCTAAACGTCTAGGAAACGCAGTCGATCCATTTGATACATTGGCAACTTATGGTCCTGATGCAACGCGTTGGTACATGATTGCGAATGCGCAACCTTGGGAAAACTTGAAATTTGATATTGCTGGAGTTGACGAAGTTCGTCGTAAATTCTTCGGAACATTATACAATACCTATTCATTCTTCGCTTTATATGCGAATGTAGACGGATTTACATTTGAGGAAGAAGAAATTCCTGTAAATGAAAGAGCTGAATTGGATCAATGGATTATTTCTGAATTGAATACATTAACGAAAAAAGTTGATGCATTTTTAACTGATTATGAACCAACAAAAGCAGCTCGTGCAATTCAAGAATTTGTGATTGATAATTTATCAAACTGGCACGTTCGTTTATCAAGAAGACGTTTCTGGAGAGGTGATTATTCGAAAGATAAAATTGCAGCTTACCAAACATTGTACAAAGTTTTAGAAACTGTTTCAATTTTAGGTTCGCCAATCGCACCATTCTTCATGGATCGTTTATACAAAGATTTGAACGCAGCTACAGGTAAAAATGCAGCAGAATCTGTGCATTTAGCAGATTTCCCAGTTGCAGACGAATCATTGATTAAAGCCGAATTAGAAGAGCAAACACATTTAGCACAAACGGCAACAAGTATGATTTTATCACTACGTAAGTTGAGTGATAATAAAGTACGTCAACCATTACAAAAAGTAATGATTCCTGTGTTGAATGATACGATGAAAGCTAATTTGGAAGCTGTATCAGAATTATTGAAACAAGAAGTTAACGTTAAAGAAATTCAACTTTTAACAAACGAAGAAGCATCAAATCTTTTAGTGAAATCTATCAAACCTAATTTCAAGACTTTAGGTCCGAAATATGGAAAAGAAATGAAGGCTATTTCGGCTGCTACAGCAGAATTGACGAATGAAGAAATTGTTAAATTAGAGCAATCAGGTAAAATAGATTTGTTAATTGACAACAAAACATTAACTTTAGATTTAGAAGATTTTGAAATTGCTACAAAAGACATCCCAGGATGGACTGTAGCGTCTAATTCTACATTGACAGTAGCACTTGATTTACAATTAACTGAAGAGTTAATTAATGAAGGTGTTGCACGTGAATTGGTAAACAGAATTCAAAATCTACGTAAAGAAACCGGACTAGAAGTAACCGACAAAATTATACTTAACTTAAAAAATGATGAATCAATCGTAAATGCAGTCGAGCAAAACAAAGATTACATTTGTTCTGAGACATTAGCAGAAGATCTTGTTTTACAAGACCAAGTTGCAAATGGGTCAGAGGTTGAAATTAATGGATTGATGACGCAAATTGCGATTACTAAATTGTAA